From Cucumis melo cultivar AY chromosome 1, USDA_Cmelo_AY_1.0, whole genome shotgun sequence, a single genomic window includes:
- the LOC103499788 gene encoding glyoxylase I 4, with the protein MKESEGNPLHLKSINHISLLCRSVEESIEFYQNILGFFPIRRPGSFKFDGAWLFGYGIGIHLLQSEKPENLPKKGEINPKDNHISFQCESMGAVEKKLKEMEIDYVRAVVEEGGIQVDQLFFHDPDGFMIEICNCDNLPVIPLGGEVSRSCSQLNLQIMQQQQQIHQLV; encoded by the exons ATGAAGGAATCGGAAGGAAATCCTCTGCATCTAAAGTCGATCAACCACATATCGCTTCTTTGTAGATCAGTGGAAGAATCCATtgaattttaccaaaatatttTAGGGTTTTTCCCCATTCGTAGACCTGGATCCTTCAAATTCGATGGCGCTTG GCTTTTCGGTTACGGCATTGGAATTCATCTCTTGCAATCGGAAAAACCTGAGAATTTGCCAAAAAAAGGCGAGATTAATCCCAAGGATAATCACATATCATTTCAg TGTGAGAGCATGGGAGCGGTAGAGAAGAAGCTAAAGGAAATGGAGATTGATTACGTTCGAGCAGTAGTAGAGGAAGGAGGAATACAAGTTGATCAGTTATTTTTCCACGATCCAGATGGATTTATGATTGAAATATGCAACTGTGATAATCTACCGGTGATTCCATTAGGTGGGGAGGTGTCAAGATCATGTTCGCAGTTGAATCTTCAGATAATGCAGCAGCAACAGCAGATACACCAACTCGTTTAG